One stretch of Desulfatibacillum aliphaticivorans DSM 15576 DNA includes these proteins:
- a CDS encoding radical SAM protein: MSAFEPAYIKTKAGGLLEQKIALAQEAMKECTLCPRECKVNRLNHQTGVCKTGPNAVVSSFGPHFGEEKPLVGKGGSGTIFFANCNLLCLFCQNYGISHMGEGEEVAPDSIAQVMIQLQDAGCPNINFVTPSHVIPQILQAVDIAADKGLHIPLVYNSGGYDSVESLKLLDGVVDIYMPDFKFWHPEIAENTCKARDYRQIACAALREMHRQVGDLQINEQGLAERGLLVRHLVLPGKSAGTKQIMEFIAQHISPNTYVNIMPQYRPVGRANEIPGLESALPYREYEQAVAEALKAGISRLDERRRIFRVEYTH, from the coding sequence ATGAGCGCATTTGAACCCGCATATATAAAAACCAAGGCTGGCGGGCTCCTGGAGCAAAAAATCGCCCTGGCCCAAGAGGCCATGAAGGAATGCACGCTCTGCCCCCGGGAATGCAAGGTCAACCGCCTGAACCATCAAACCGGCGTGTGCAAAACCGGCCCCAACGCCGTGGTCTCCAGCTTCGGCCCCCATTTCGGCGAGGAAAAACCCCTGGTGGGCAAAGGCGGGTCCGGAACCATCTTTTTCGCCAACTGCAACCTGCTTTGCCTGTTTTGTCAGAATTACGGCATCAGCCATATGGGCGAAGGCGAGGAAGTAGCCCCCGATTCCATCGCCCAGGTTATGATCCAGCTTCAGGACGCAGGATGCCCCAACATCAATTTCGTCACCCCGTCCCATGTCATCCCCCAAATCCTCCAGGCCGTGGATATCGCCGCGGACAAAGGGTTGCACATCCCCCTGGTCTATAACTCCGGCGGGTACGATTCCGTGGAAAGCCTTAAGCTGCTGGACGGCGTGGTGGACATCTACATGCCGGACTTCAAGTTCTGGCATCCGGAAATCGCGGAAAATACATGCAAGGCCCGGGACTACCGGCAAATCGCCTGCGCAGCCTTAAGGGAAATGCACCGCCAGGTCGGGGATTTGCAAATCAACGAGCAAGGACTGGCCGAACGGGGATTGCTGGTGAGGCACCTGGTGCTCCCAGGCAAAAGCGCCGGAACCAAGCAGATTATGGAGTTCATCGCCCAGCACATCTCCCCCAACACCTACGTGAACATCATGCCCCAGTACCGCCCCGTGGGCCGGGCTAACGAGATTCCCGGCCTGGAAAGCGCCCTCCCCTACCGGGAATACGAACAAGCCGTGGCCGAAGCCCTCAAAGCCGGCATATCCCGCCTGGACGAACGCCGCCGCATCTTCCGCGTGGAGTATACACACTGA
- a CDS encoding 4Fe-4S binding protein, translated as MSDPVYHELLEVMKKRGGKYAGMDTPEFFALVEELFTPEEAAVNNAMPRGPFQAAGLAESMGREASEVEALLESMADKGTCVAVEMGGVQFYQSARFMPGILEFQFMTGRVSDRDRRIARLIHDYETACDARVKAPENEFPVFRVITVDQAIEGGNTVHTYDQIKTVIEQNEDIAVSTCYCRHAAMLRGEDTHDLPMDVCMQFGVNAQFAIQRMGARKVNKEEAMEVLKRAEEAGLIHMSQNMADGIDFLCNCDRWHCVAVKTAMAKPKPGVFFNSGFEPKFDSDLCTACETCIDRCPPQALSMGDEDVPEVDLDRCFGCAACATGCPVEAISMVSKPGFTPPPENAKAMKEAYKASLGSA; from the coding sequence ATGAGCGATCCTGTTTATCATGAGCTATTGGAAGTGATGAAGAAGCGCGGCGGCAAATACGCGGGGATGGACACCCCGGAGTTCTTCGCCCTGGTGGAGGAGCTTTTCACCCCGGAAGAGGCGGCCGTGAACAACGCAATGCCCCGCGGCCCCTTCCAGGCCGCCGGCCTGGCCGAATCCATGGGAAGGGAGGCCTCCGAGGTGGAGGCCCTTTTGGAGTCCATGGCGGACAAGGGAACCTGCGTGGCCGTCGAGATGGGAGGCGTCCAGTTTTATCAGAGCGCCCGGTTCATGCCCGGCATCCTGGAGTTCCAGTTCATGACCGGCCGGGTGTCGGACCGGGACAGACGCATCGCCAGGCTCATCCATGATTATGAAACAGCTTGCGACGCCAGGGTTAAGGCGCCCGAGAACGAATTCCCCGTGTTTCGGGTCATCACCGTGGATCAGGCCATTGAGGGGGGAAACACGGTTCACACCTATGACCAGATAAAGACCGTCATTGAGCAGAATGAGGACATCGCAGTCAGCACGTGCTATTGCCGCCATGCCGCCATGCTCCGCGGGGAGGATACCCATGACCTGCCCATGGACGTGTGCATGCAGTTTGGGGTGAACGCCCAGTTTGCGATTCAGCGCATGGGCGCCCGCAAGGTCAACAAGGAGGAGGCCATGGAAGTGCTGAAACGCGCCGAGGAAGCCGGGCTCATCCACATGAGCCAGAACATGGCGGACGGGATAGACTTTTTGTGCAACTGCGACCGCTGGCATTGCGTGGCGGTTAAGACGGCCATGGCCAAGCCCAAGCCGGGCGTGTTTTTCAATTCAGGCTTTGAGCCAAAATTCGATTCGGATTTGTGCACGGCGTGCGAAACCTGCATTGACCGGTGCCCGCCCCAGGCCCTTTCCATGGGCGATGAGGACGTCCCGGAGGTGGATTTGGATCGCTGTTTTGGCTGCGCGGCCTGCGCAACGGGTTGTCCTGTGGAGGCGATCTCCATGGTCAGCAAACCGGGATTTACGCCCCCGCCTGAAAACGCCAAAGCCATGAAGGAGGCTTATAAAGCCAGCCTTGGAAGCGCCTGA
- a CDS encoding MarR family winged helix-turn-helix transcriptional regulator: protein MHYKDCIMFQMAKAYQRVHAEFKSGAAELGLTPIQCLVLQAVFEEPGLSSGEIGQRLHIDSATLSGILDRLIERGWIIKNTSAKDRRVLEIHPTEQALEQKTALDGMVESLNEKVLASFRVEEKMLLRRMLEDLAR, encoded by the coding sequence ATGCATTATAAAGATTGCATCATGTTTCAAATGGCCAAGGCCTACCAGCGGGTCCATGCGGAGTTCAAGAGCGGCGCCGCGGAATTGGGCCTTACGCCCATACAGTGCCTTGTCCTGCAGGCCGTGTTCGAAGAGCCGGGGCTTTCGTCAGGCGAAATCGGGCAGCGCCTGCATATTGACAGCGCCACCTTGTCCGGGATTCTTGACCGCCTCATCGAGCGGGGCTGGATCATCAAGAACACCTCCGCCAAGGACCGGCGCGTCCTGGAGATCCACCCCACGGAGCAAGCCCTGGAGCAAAAGACGGCCCTGGACGGCATGGTGGAAAGCCTTAACGAAAAAGTGCTTGCTTCATTCCGGGTGGAGGAGAAAATGCTGCTTAGAAGGATGCTGGAGGATCTTGCGCGGTGA
- a CDS encoding pentapeptide repeat-containing protein, giving the protein MQDTDKSGSTIERVRGIINAHTDWLMPVLSLTAAMAFIVAIARFFGHPGPPPPPPGIDSVLLKWLFGFFWVVFIVGIGFWVFYATKLKEVLRRDIVKKSLTTLAVLFIAWLVLFLVIELPQIQTKDYPSTTSKERTDKHSATDSHRITIIHGLGGLAALVAAILAFRRMRATERQLEATEDGQVTERYTKAIEQLGSENMAVRLGGIYALERIANECDIEKKNDYWTVMEVLTAFLRMNSQANIVKSETSSKVPIKPAESQDQENDLGSPCAPLAADLLAIVEVIRRRKYSYNNGESFPLDLSKTNLHAANFTEANLHMAKFIMSDLTGADFTNGNLSGAKFSGGRFTGADFLYADLTNARFFDVDLTRAFFLDANLTGAVFSRVDLKNAELIGGDFSMARFNAADLSGATLFDADLTKTNLNKTKLIGTKYDKTTKFPDGFKPEEHGMVFVEEDQG; this is encoded by the coding sequence ATGCAAGACACTGATAAATCGGGATCAACTATCGAAAGAGTACGAGGCATTATAAACGCCCATACAGACTGGCTCATGCCTGTTTTGTCTTTAACGGCCGCAATGGCTTTTATTGTGGCCATTGCTCGCTTTTTTGGCCATCCCGGCCCACCGCCACCACCACCCGGCATAGATAGCGTTTTGCTCAAATGGCTATTTGGCTTCTTTTGGGTGGTTTTTATTGTGGGAATCGGCTTCTGGGTGTTCTACGCCACAAAGCTAAAAGAGGTTTTGCGAAGGGATATTGTCAAGAAATCCCTGACAACCTTGGCGGTTCTTTTTATCGCCTGGCTGGTGCTCTTTCTCGTGATCGAATTGCCGCAAATCCAGACTAAAGACTACCCATCCACCACTAGCAAGGAACGCACAGACAAACATTCTGCGACCGACTCCCACAGAATCACCATCATCCATGGACTTGGAGGCCTCGCAGCCTTAGTTGCAGCTATATTGGCTTTTAGGCGCATGAGAGCCACGGAAAGGCAATTGGAAGCCACAGAAGATGGCCAGGTCACCGAACGCTACACCAAAGCTATTGAGCAATTGGGCAGCGAGAATATGGCTGTCCGTTTAGGCGGGATTTACGCCTTAGAACGCATCGCGAACGAGTGTGATATAGAAAAGAAAAACGACTACTGGACGGTCATGGAGGTTCTCACCGCCTTTCTGAGAATGAATTCTCAAGCCAATATTGTAAAAAGTGAAACTTCCTCAAAAGTCCCTATTAAACCAGCAGAATCACAAGACCAGGAGAATGATCTGGGTTCTCCCTGCGCCCCTTTAGCTGCAGACTTGTTGGCAATTGTTGAGGTAATCCGTCGTCGAAAGTATTCATATAACAATGGAGAATCCTTCCCCTTGGATTTATCCAAAACTAATCTCCACGCGGCGAATTTTACAGAGGCAAATCTGCACATGGCAAAATTCATCATGTCAGACTTAACCGGGGCTGATTTCACAAATGGAAACCTCTCCGGGGCCAAGTTCTCCGGGGGGAGATTCACAGGGGCGGACTTTTTGTACGCTGACCTTACCAATGCGAGGTTTTTTGACGTTGACCTTACCAGAGCTTTTTTCTTGGATGCTAACCTTACCGGAGCGGTATTTTCCAGAGTGGACTTAAAAAATGCTGAGCTTATAGGGGGTGATTTCAGTATGGCGAGATTCAATGCGGCTGATCTCTCTGGGGCGACCCTTTTTGATGCCGATCTTACTAAGACGAATCTCAACAAGACTAAACTCATCGGAACAAAATATGATAAAACCACAAAGTTTCCAGATGGTTTCAAGCCGGAAGAACATGGTATGGTGTTTGTTGAAGAAGACCAAGGATAA
- the feoB gene encoding ferrous iron transport protein B, with the protein MAARKKLTIALAGNPNSGKTTTFNNITGTRQKVGNWPGVTVEKKEGHVRFGDYDLTVVDLPGTYSLTTFSIEEIVARSYILENSPDVVVDIIDSSNLERSLYLATQLRELDAKVLFVLNMADLAKDKGIVIDEEKLSSLLEVPVISTVGNRNEGTAELLKNIIEAAESGQSPRAERRVRYSRDIEDGVAVVRDLLQAVEDKDFPYNPRWTAIKLIEADEVVRDMAVKALGDQAGPILEETARQRERISNLFDDEPEILMTEQRYGFIAGIVREVVKRSSIKRVDVSRNIDLLLTNRVLGFPIFFFFIWAMFQLTFTLGAYPQAWIEHGVELLSLGMTNILPSGMIQDLVVNGIIAGVGSVLVFLPNILILFFCIALFEDTGYMARAAFLMDKVMHLVGLHGKSFIPMLMGFGCNVPAIMAARTLENEKDRILTILINPFMSCSARLPVYVLLAGAFFAEKAGTVIFSIYLLGIVLAIVMGRIFRNTLLKGSVAPFVMELPPYRAPRAKSLMIHMWDRSKMFLKKMGGVILVGSIIVWALSSFPNDPQLARQYEIKKQQVEKTFAVRKPDASKMAVKVREMEKEKALAALEIEYTAAAKENSYLGRIGKFFGPVFAPVGIDWKGGVALFTGFVAKEIVISTLGVLHATKDDTDKGLAEAMKKSGMTPLSAFSMMAFILLYVPCIATVSAIKQETNSWKWTAFSIGYSTTLAWVVAFIIYQGGQLLGLG; encoded by the coding sequence ATGGCCGCGCGAAAAAAACTGACCATAGCCCTGGCGGGCAACCCTAATTCGGGCAAGACCACCACCTTCAACAATATTACGGGCACGCGCCAGAAAGTAGGCAACTGGCCGGGCGTGACCGTGGAGAAAAAAGAAGGCCATGTGCGCTTCGGCGATTACGACCTGACCGTGGTGGACCTGCCCGGAACATACAGCCTGACCACCTTTTCCATCGAGGAAATCGTGGCCCGCAGCTACATCCTGGAAAACAGCCCGGACGTGGTGGTGGACATCATCGACTCCTCCAACCTGGAGCGCAGCCTGTATCTGGCCACCCAATTGCGCGAGTTGGACGCCAAGGTCCTGTTTGTCCTGAACATGGCGGATCTGGCCAAGGACAAGGGCATTGTCATCGATGAGGAAAAGCTCTCCTCCCTGCTGGAAGTGCCGGTCATCTCCACGGTGGGCAACCGGAACGAGGGAACGGCCGAGCTGCTGAAAAATATCATCGAGGCGGCGGAAAGCGGCCAGAGCCCCCGTGCGGAGCGCCGGGTCCGTTACAGCCGGGACATCGAGGACGGCGTGGCCGTGGTGCGCGACCTGCTCCAGGCCGTGGAGGACAAGGATTTTCCGTACAACCCCAGGTGGACCGCCATCAAGCTCATTGAAGCCGACGAAGTGGTGAGGGACATGGCGGTCAAGGCGCTGGGCGATCAGGCGGGCCCGATCCTGGAGGAAACCGCCCGTCAGCGGGAACGGATTTCCAACCTGTTCGACGACGAGCCGGAAATTCTCATGACCGAGCAGCGGTACGGGTTTATCGCCGGCATCGTGCGGGAGGTGGTCAAGAGGTCGTCCATCAAACGGGTGGACGTGTCCCGGAACATCGACCTGCTTCTCACCAACCGGGTTTTGGGCTTTCCCATCTTTTTCTTTTTTATCTGGGCCATGTTCCAGCTGACCTTCACCCTGGGCGCTTATCCCCAGGCGTGGATCGAGCACGGCGTGGAATTGCTTTCCCTGGGCATGACAAACATTTTGCCCTCCGGCATGATCCAGGACCTGGTGGTCAACGGCATCATAGCCGGGGTGGGCTCCGTGCTGGTGTTTCTGCCCAACATCCTGATTCTGTTTTTCTGCATCGCCTTGTTCGAGGACACGGGCTACATGGCCCGGGCCGCTTTTTTGATGGACAAGGTCATGCACCTGGTGGGGCTCCACGGCAAGTCGTTCATCCCCATGCTCATGGGCTTTGGCTGCAACGTGCCCGCCATTATGGCGGCCCGCACCCTGGAAAACGAAAAAGACCGGATTCTGACCATTTTAATCAACCCGTTCATGTCGTGTTCGGCTCGATTGCCCGTGTACGTGCTGCTGGCAGGCGCTTTTTTCGCCGAAAAAGCCGGCACCGTGATTTTCAGCATTTATCTGCTGGGCATTGTGCTGGCCATCGTCATGGGCAGGATTTTCCGCAACACCTTGCTGAAAGGCAGCGTGGCGCCCTTTGTCATGGAGCTTCCGCCCTATCGCGCGCCCAGGGCCAAAAGCCTCATGATTCACATGTGGGACCGGAGCAAGATGTTTTTGAAAAAAATGGGCGGGGTGATTCTGGTGGGCTCCATCATCGTGTGGGCCCTGTCCTCCTTCCCCAACGATCCCCAACTTGCCAGGCAATACGAAATCAAAAAGCAGCAGGTGGAAAAAACCTTCGCCGTACGCAAGCCGGACGCCTCCAAGATGGCCGTCAAGGTTCGAGAAATGGAAAAGGAAAAAGCCCTGGCCGCCCTGGAAATCGAGTACACGGCCGCCGCCAAGGAAAACTCCTACCTGGGCCGGATCGGCAAGTTCTTCGGGCCTGTGTTTGCGCCTGTCGGCATTGACTGGAAAGGCGGGGTGGCCCTGTTTACGGGCTTTGTGGCCAAGGAAATCGTCATTTCCACCCTGGGCGTGCTGCATGCCACCAAGGACGATACGGATAAAGGTCTGGCCGAGGCCATGAAAAAATCCGGCATGACGCCCCTGTCCGCATTTTCCATGATGGCGTTCATCCTCCTTTACGTGCCGTGCATCGCCACGGTTTCGGCCATCAAGCAGGAAACCAATTCGTGGAAATGGACCGCCTTTTCCATAGGGTACAGCACGACCCTGGCCTGGGTGGTCGCCTTCATCATCTACCAGGGCGGGCAATTGCTGGGCCTGGGGTGA
- a CDS encoding PAS domain S-box protein codes for MRYVSLSAIGDAVSSNCPNTFNFRLFGKGFWLCLILTAAVCLHLPAGASAALNLTAEERSWLNSNPDKLVLWFNTEFPPIEFISENGEFTGMGADVIALVEQELGVEFIKQPSEDWNEHLAALKSGACAVAPTIVATEERKRYAEFTTPYESAPVVIITGNQIQESLELSNLEGMRVAVVSGYASEEYLRKQPNLDIKMIPMPDVVHALRATSFGQVDAYLENIAVAGYYIEKEGIANLHVAGATDYSFAWSIGISGKYPLLASAVKKAMASIPSKDLESVRRRWIFLDIDPKWSGETLRLFAILSGFAVLLAAGLFVIAYVLKMRLQEKITSLDEAHKKISEQAKMLRIAAEAAQAGMWDFHVQERLSFLSTQWFSMLGYSRNAEELSFEDFQDFIHPEDLPGFTNHFRDYIDGGGRSLLEYEARFKQADGSWRWVLSKGRAVERDERGRPTRIIGLNVNIQTVKDAQEKVKQSEAKFRAIFDNAPYAIVINNLEDGKLVDANKAFFVNRGLSGPEDFANIPPNGFSTMSREEVQAIINQLAKTGKLDGYETELVNVDGSRGHIVFSSVVMEVAGRKQVLSMVVDITDRKQAEMQLRQSEEKFSKIFSMAPFLIAISRLDDETILDVNNSFAEVTGWKRREIVGQNASDINFWADPATREEMIHEIMQGRDVLNREMDFCCRNGEIRSGLYSARAIQLSEGWAFLFVMQDITEHKKLEKEQQRLQSQLLQAQKMEAVGTLAGGVAHDFNNMIGAIIGFAQLAMNKMDQSHPLHETFSQILDCSFRSASLTRQLLAFARKEIVEPMILDINTAVEELLKMLQRLISENIKLHWTPGPGPLIVKLDPSQLDQVLANLCVNARDAIADIGDITIKTQLQVFDEQTSLIHPDCLPGEYVMIAVSDTGCGIEEKTLAHIFEPFFTTKPQGRGTGLGLATVYGIARQNSGFVKVYSEPGKGATFKVYFPRYTREENQVKKEEKAISQSRGETILLVEDDAILLKMTTNMLLHLGYKVIATGSPSEALRLAEISEEEIHLFLTDVIMPDMGGRSLADAVDKIRPGIKILYMSGYTTNAIVHQGVMEKGVNFIQKPFSLQSLAQKIRTMLD; via the coding sequence ATGCGATATGTCAGCCTATCAGCCATAGGCGATGCAGTTTCAAGCAACTGTCCAAATACATTCAATTTTCGCTTATTCGGAAAAGGCTTTTGGCTCTGCCTGATTCTGACTGCGGCGGTCTGTCTTCATCTTCCCGCCGGGGCGAGCGCCGCCCTGAATTTGACGGCGGAGGAGCGATCCTGGCTGAACAGCAATCCCGACAAGCTGGTCTTGTGGTTCAATACCGAATTTCCTCCCATTGAGTTCATTTCTGAAAACGGCGAGTTCACCGGCATGGGCGCGGACGTCATCGCCCTGGTTGAGCAAGAGCTTGGAGTTGAATTCATCAAACAGCCTTCCGAGGACTGGAACGAACATCTGGCCGCCTTGAAAAGCGGGGCCTGCGCCGTGGCGCCGACTATTGTGGCTACCGAGGAGAGGAAGCGATACGCCGAGTTCACAACGCCCTATGAATCGGCGCCGGTGGTCATCATAACCGGCAATCAGATACAGGAATCCTTGGAGTTGTCGAACCTGGAGGGCATGCGCGTGGCCGTGGTTTCGGGATACGCTTCCGAGGAGTATTTGCGCAAGCAGCCGAATTTGGATATAAAGATGATCCCCATGCCCGATGTTGTCCACGCCCTGCGTGCAACCTCTTTCGGACAGGTGGACGCCTACCTGGAAAACATCGCCGTAGCGGGATACTATATAGAAAAAGAAGGCATAGCCAACCTGCATGTCGCCGGCGCCACGGACTACAGTTTCGCCTGGAGCATTGGAATAAGCGGCAAGTACCCGTTGCTGGCAAGCGCTGTGAAAAAGGCGATGGCGTCCATCCCCTCCAAGGATTTGGAATCCGTGCGCAGAAGATGGATTTTCCTGGACATTGATCCAAAGTGGTCGGGCGAAACCCTGCGCCTATTCGCCATACTCTCAGGATTCGCCGTGTTGCTGGCCGCCGGTTTGTTTGTCATTGCGTATGTTCTTAAAATGCGTCTTCAAGAAAAAATAACCAGCCTGGATGAAGCCCACAAAAAAATTTCCGAGCAGGCGAAAATGCTACGAATTGCGGCGGAAGCGGCGCAGGCGGGCATGTGGGACTTCCACGTTCAGGAAAGGCTGAGTTTCCTCAGCACGCAATGGTTCAGCATGCTGGGTTACTCTCGCAACGCGGAAGAACTCTCTTTCGAGGATTTTCAGGACTTTATCCATCCCGAAGACCTGCCTGGATTTACAAACCATTTCCGTGACTACATAGACGGCGGCGGCCGCTCCTTGTTGGAGTATGAAGCGAGGTTTAAACAAGCCGACGGAAGTTGGCGATGGGTGTTGTCCAAGGGAAGAGCCGTGGAGCGGGACGAGCGCGGGCGCCCCACTCGCATTATTGGACTAAACGTCAATATTCAGACAGTCAAGGACGCCCAGGAGAAAGTAAAGCAAAGCGAGGCGAAATTCCGGGCGATTTTCGACAACGCACCCTACGCCATTGTCATCAACAATCTTGAGGACGGCAAACTGGTTGACGCCAACAAAGCCTTTTTTGTCAACCGGGGACTGAGCGGTCCGGAGGACTTCGCCAATATTCCCCCAAACGGCTTTTCCACCATGAGCCGGGAGGAAGTCCAGGCTATCATAAACCAATTGGCGAAGACCGGAAAACTTGACGGTTACGAAACGGAATTAGTTAACGTTGACGGCTCCCGCGGGCACATTGTCTTCTCCTCGGTAGTCATGGAGGTCGCCGGCCGAAAGCAGGTCCTTTCCATGGTGGTTGACATAACCGATCGAAAACAAGCCGAAATGCAGCTGCGCCAATCCGAAGAGAAGTTTTCAAAAATCTTTTCCATGGCGCCCTTTCTTATCGCCATAAGCCGGCTGGATGATGAAACGATCCTGGATGTCAATAACAGCTTTGCGGAAGTCACCGGTTGGAAACGGCGGGAAATCGTCGGGCAAAACGCCTCTGACATAAACTTCTGGGCCGACCCTGCAACCCGCGAGGAAATGATTCACGAAATAATGCAAGGCCGGGATGTTCTGAACCGGGAAATGGATTTTTGCTGCAGGAACGGGGAAATCCGTTCCGGGCTGTACTCAGCGCGGGCCATCCAGCTTTCGGAGGGATGGGCCTTTTTGTTTGTCATGCAGGACATCACGGAGCATAAGAAACTGGAGAAGGAGCAGCAACGGCTTCAAAGTCAACTATTGCAGGCCCAGAAAATGGAGGCGGTGGGCACCCTGGCCGGCGGCGTGGCTCACGACTTTAACAACATGATCGGCGCCATCATTGGGTTTGCCCAGCTTGCCATGAACAAAATGGATCAAAGCCACCCTTTGCACGAAACCTTCAGCCAGATTCTTGATTGCTCCTTTCGCTCCGCCAGCCTGACCCGGCAGCTTTTGGCCTTCGCCAGGAAGGAAATCGTGGAGCCGATGATTCTGGATATCAACACGGCCGTCGAGGAGCTCCTCAAAATGCTGCAAAGGCTGATCAGCGAAAACATCAAACTGCATTGGACGCCGGGCCCCGGCCCGCTGATAGTCAAACTCGACCCCTCTCAGCTAGACCAGGTTCTCGCCAATCTCTGCGTCAACGCCAGGGACGCAATCGCAGACATCGGCGATATTACCATAAAAACGCAATTGCAGGTCTTCGACGAGCAAACCAGCCTTATTCATCCTGATTGCCTGCCCGGGGAATATGTGATGATAGCCGTAAGCGACACCGGATGCGGCATTGAGGAAAAGACCCTCGCCCATATTTTTGAGCCTTTCTTCACCACAAAACCCCAGGGACGGGGGACGGGGCTGGGCCTGGCCACGGTTTACGGCATCGCCAGGCAGAACAGCGGGTTTGTCAAGGTATACAGCGAACCTGGAAAAGGCGCGACATTCAAGGTCTACTTTCCGCGCTATACCAGAGAGGAAAATCAAGTCAAAAAGGAAGAGAAGGCAATATCCCAAAGCCGGGGAGAAACCATCCTGCTGGTGGAAGACGACGCCATTTTGTTAAAAATGACCACTAACATGCTCCTTCATCTGGGCTATAAGGTCATTGCAACGGGCTCCCCGTCCGAGGCTCTGCGTCTGGCCGAAATTAGTGAAGAGGAAATCCACCTGTTTCTCACCGACGTCATCATGCCCGATATGGGCGGACGGTCGCTGGCCGACGCCGTTGACAAAATCCGCCCGGGAATTAAAATACTGTACATGTCCGGGTATACGACCAACGCCATAGTCCACCAGGGGGTCATGGAAAAGGGCGTCAATTTCATCCAAAAGCCCTTTTCATTGCAAAGCCTGGCCCAAAAAATCCGCACCATGCTGGACTGA
- a CDS encoding pentapeptide repeat-containing protein, which produces MHWDDIKESDGRKIRTIRYEDGTTETYELRQISDEELQQVLAEHKKWVDSKHKEGKRADLRKTDLTGRDLSHVNLEWAYLQKALLENSNLSKAVLGYANLRKTVLSKVNFTEADLSSVDIEKAILPKAIMHRSSLRLSNFHKSNLRQVNLCGASIWGADLQKAFLWKANLQKANLRGANLRSADLRNANLQKTNLKDANLEEANVTDVKYDRNTPCKGIRVTSCYGSAMFKAFAQHQDFLEELQERRWNRKWLKFKIGKKKHDPIRGDYRETDLNQWGKALYYIWSIFADCGRTPWAWLAWSLLLAVYFGLNFFMMGPEALHISAHGDHNEIGLPFSPATMIYYSVVTFTTLGFGDVTPVTPWASWWVMAEVILGYIMLGGLISIFATLITRRS; this is translated from the coding sequence ATGCACTGGGACGATATTAAGGAAAGCGACGGAAGGAAAATCCGCACCATCAGATATGAAGACGGCACAACAGAGACCTATGAACTCCGCCAAATCTCCGACGAAGAATTGCAGCAGGTTCTAGCAGAACATAAAAAATGGGTGGATTCTAAACACAAGGAAGGAAAACGGGCCGACCTCAGAAAAACCGACCTGACAGGCCGGGATCTTTCACATGTCAATTTGGAATGGGCCTATTTACAAAAGGCTTTGTTAGAAAATTCTAATCTATCCAAAGCCGTTTTGGGGTATGCCAACCTTCGAAAAACTGTTTTGTCAAAAGTCAATTTTACAGAGGCCGATCTGTCAAGTGTCGATATAGAAAAGGCTATTCTTCCAAAGGCTATCATGCATAGGAGTTCTTTACGATTATCTAATTTTCACAAATCTAATTTGAGGCAAGTTAACCTATGTGGAGCTTCTATATGGGGTGCTGATTTACAAAAGGCGTTTCTTTGGAAAGCCAACCTTCAAAAAGCAAACTTAAGGGGGGCCAACCTTCGGAGTGCCGACTTGAGGAATGCCAATCTTCAAAAGACAAACCTAAAAGATGCCAATCTGGAGGAAGCAAACGTTACCGATGTCAAGTACGACAGAAACACCCCATGCAAGGGCATCCGAGTGACCTCTTGTTATGGCAGCGCTATGTTCAAAGCCTTCGCCCAGCATCAAGATTTTCTGGAAGAGTTGCAGGAAAGGCGATGGAATAGGAAATGGTTAAAATTCAAGATAGGAAAAAAGAAACATGACCCAATTAGGGGGGATTATCGGGAAACGGATCTAAACCAATGGGGCAAAGCTCTGTATTACATCTGGAGCATCTTCGCCGATTGCGGCCGCACCCCTTGGGCGTGGCTGGCTTGGTCCCTGCTCCTTGCCGTGTATTTCGGTCTCAATTTTTTCATGATGGGGCCGGAAGCCTTGCACATATCCGCCCATGGAGACCACAACGAGATTGGCCTGCCTTTTTCCCCGGCGACCATGATCTATTACAGCGTGGTGACCTTCACTACCCTGGGGTTCGGGGACGTGACGCCGGTCACGCCCTGGGCGTCCTGGTGGGTCATGGCCGAGGTGATCCTGGGCTACATCATGCTCGGCGGGTTGATTTCCATTTTCGCCACCCTAATCACCCGCCGAAGTTAA